Part of the Xanthomonas sp. SI genome is shown below.
ACCGTGGACAGGCTGAGGATGATCGATTCGATCATCGGCTCGCCGGTCTTCGGATCGGCCACGTCGCGGCTGACCAGCTCGCGGCCGAACATCGCCTTGTCCGGCGTGTCCACCGCCGCCTCCAGCTGCAGCTGCTTGGCCAGCGGGCGCGGATCGGGCAGGTCCAGGATCGCCATCACGCTGGCGCCGGCGACGGCGATGCGCGTGGTGCTGTGGCCGAACACCTGGATCGGCCGCACCAGTTCGTATTCGCTCATGAACAGGTTGGACTGCGGCAGCGGCCGCCAGCCCTGCGCGACGGCTTTCAGCGGATCGGCCAGCAGCGGCCCCAGCGCGGCGAAGTCGGCCACGCGCTGGCGGCATTCGAGCAGCGCCGGCAGGTCGATGGCGGGTGCAGGGGCGGGTGCGGGCGCAGGAGCGGCAGCAGCAGCGGCGGCCGCAGCGGGCAGTGCGGCCGCGAGCGCGAACAGAAGCAACGATGGACGGATCAACGCGCTGGACCTCGGGCCGGAAAGCGGGGAGTTGCGGCGCAGCGGCCGCACGGCAACGTTAGCGCCCGCGCCAGCGCTTGACCAGCCAGTGCCGCGTGCTGGACAAGGTCAGCAGCGCGCTGGCCAGGTACAGCACGGACAGCGCAGCGAGCGTGCCGCCGCTGTCGAACTGGGTGTTCAAGTGGCGGCAGCATAGCCACGCGCCGATCGACAACGGACACAGCAGCGCGACCCGTCCGGCCTGGGCGGCGACGCGCACCGGGCCGCCGACCCGCCCTTGCCGCCGGCGCAGGTAGAACCAGCGCCAGGCGCTGGGCGTGGTCGCCAGCACCAGCAGGGCGAGTGCGCCCAACCAAGGCAGCAACGGCTCGGGCAGGCTGCCGCTGCCGGCGAACAGCGGCGCCGGACGGATCAGGCCCAGATAGAGATAGGCGGCCAGGCCGGCGGCCCACAGCACCATGGCGATGCGCTGCAGCCGCGTGGCGCGTTGGCCGATTCGTTCCTGTGCGGGTTGTCCTGGTTCGAGCATCCGTGTCCACCTCGATCGCTTTCGAAAAACGCGCCGCGTGCGGCAGCCCTCAGCGTTCCCCGGCGTAGGGATCGCCCACGCCCAGGTCGGCCAGGATCTCGCGCTCCAGCTGCTCCATCGCGTCGGCCTCCTTGTCGTCCTCGTGGTCCCAGCCGAGCAGGTGCAGCACGCCGTGCACGGTCAGGTGCGCGTAATGGGCGTTGAGCGGCTTGCCCTGTTCGGCGGCCTCGCGCGCCACCACCGGCGCACAGATCACCAGGTCGCCGAGCAATGGCAGCTTGACGCCCTTGGGCAGGCCTTCGGGCAGTTCGGCCGGGAAGCTGAGCACGTTGGTGGCGTAGTCCTTGCCGCGGTAGTGGTGGTTGAGCGAGCGGCCTTCCTTGTCGTCGACCAGGCGGATCGCCAGGTCGGCTTCGCGGATGCGGCCCTTCAGCGCGGCGGCCACCCATTTGCGGAAGCTCGCCGCCGCCGGCAACCCGGCGCGGGGCAGGGCGTAGCTGACGCCGACGTCGAGGTGGACCGGACCTTTGGTCATGGCGATACCGGCAATCAGAGCGGACAGGAGCAGACAGTATCGCGCGTGCGGCGCGTCACCGCGACTTCCAGGCGGCGGCGTAGGCGATCTCGATCACGTCGTTTGCGTCGGCATGCGCGTCGGCATCACGGTCGATGCCCGCGTCCTCGACCGAGTCGTGGCAGTTGAAGTCCTTGTGGGTCGTGGTCTTGCGGACCAGCTCCACGCCTTCTCGCTCTTGCTTGCCTCGTGCACGCACAAGAGCGGCGCGATCTGCTGTGGGATGGATGGTGCGCCCTACGGCAGGGTCAGGTGACGCATTCGGTCAGCGCCAGCACGGGCGGTCCGCCGGAGGCGGCGCGGTAGACCACACCGCCCATCGGCCCGTCCTGGCAGTCCGGGTTGGTGCGCTCGACCTCGATCGCCGGCACCAGGCCCGGCATCGCGTCCATCCACACTGCGGCTTGTCCATGTTCGAGCAGCTGTCCCACTAAATACAGGCTGTCGGTGGGGATGTTCGCTTCTTCGACCACGGTGCAGCCGAAGCGGTCGTGTGCGCCGCCGGCGACGGCCAGGAGCGCTTGCGCACGCCCTCCGGCGATCCAGGCCAACCGCTGTCGCTCGTCGTCTCTCGGCGCGGTGGCGGAGGCGCGCCAGGCGTCGGCGGCGCGTTTGAGTTCGGCGCCAGGGAGGCTGATGGTCGCGTTGTTTACCCTGACCGACAGGCACGGCGGTGCCATGGTTTGGGCGAGGGCGATGCGCTGTGGCGTCGCCGGAATCGCCGCCTGGGTCTGGGCGAGGCCGCACTGGTTGCAGGCCATGCCGAGCAGGGCCGTCAGCGCAACGCCGGGCCAGCGCCGGGTCATGCGGCCGGACCGGTCGCCTTGTCGGTGAAATCGCGCTTTTCGTAGGCGGTGACGATGCGCGCCACCAGCGGGTGGCGCACCACGTCGCGCGCCTCGAAGAAGGTGAAGCTGACCCCCTCGACCTCGTGCAGCACTTCGATCGCGTCGCGCAGGCCGGACTTGACGTGCTTGGGCAGGTCGATCTGGGTCAGGTCGCCGGTGACCACCGCGGTGGAGCCGAAGCCCAAGCGGGTCAGGAACATCTTCATCTGTTCGATGGTGGTGTTCTGCGCTTCGTCCAGGATCACGTAGGCGTCGTTGAGCGTGCGCCCGCGCATGTAGGCCAGCGGCGCGATCTCGATGACGTTCTTTTCCAGCAGCTTGATCACCTTCTCCACGCCGAGCATCTCGTACAGCGCGTCGTACAGCGGGCGCAGATAGGGATCCACCTTCTGGCTCAGGTCGCCGGGCAGGAAGCCGAGCTTCTCGCCGGCTTCCACCGCCGGGCGCACCAGGATCAGCCGCTGCACGCGCGATTCGTTCAGCGCCTCGACCGCGCTGGCCACTGCCAGGAAGGTCTTGCCGGTGCCGGCCGGGCCGACGCCGAAGTTGATGTCGTGGCTGGCGATCTGGTGCAGGTACTTGGCCTGGTTGGCGCCGCGGCCGCGCACGGTGCCGCGCTTGACCTTGATCGCCACCTCCTGCGGTTCGTAGGCGCGTTGCGCGACGTGGTCGACATTGGCCTGGTTCAGGCGCAGGTGGATGGCCTGATCGTCGAACACCACGCTGTCGGCCTCGGCGTACAGGGCCTGCAGCAAAATCTCGGCGGCGGCGACCGCGCTGGACGGGCCGGTGATCCGGAACACGTTGCCGCGGTTGGAGATCTCCACGCCCAGGCGCAGTTCGATCTGGCGCAGGTGCGCGTCGAACGGCCCGGCCAGGTTGGCCATGCGTTCGGTGTCGGCGGGGTCCAGGGTGAAATCGCGTTGCGTGGGAATGGTCATTCGATGCGGACGCGGCGGGCGCGTGGCTGCCGGTGTCGTTCAGGACAGGGAAGCGAAGCGTAGCGCGCGTGGTGGTGAAGGACCAGTCGCGTCGGCACGGACGATGCGGCGCGCGCTGGTGGCGCGCGCCGCGCTCAGCCGGCGTCGACGAGCAGGCGCCCGCGCAAGGAATTGCTCAGCGCCTCGGTGATCGCCACCTCGACGAACTGGCCGACCAGGCGCGGATGCCCGGGGAAGTTCACCGAGCGCATGTTCTCGGTCTTGCCGGTCAGCTCGGCCGGGTTCTTTTTCGACGGGCCTTCGACCAGCACCGTCTGCACGCTGCCGACCATGTCGCGCGAGAGTTGCAGCGAGTGCGCGTTGATGTGCGCCTGCAGCCGCGCCAGCCGCGCGTGCTTGACCGCGTCGGGCGTGTTGTCTTCCAGGTCCGCCGCGGGCGTGCCCGGGCGGCGCGAGTAGATGAAGGAGAAGCTCTGGTCGAAGCCAACGTCCTCGATCAGCTTCATGGTCTTGTCGAAGTCGGCGTCGGTCTCGCCGGGGAAGCCGACGATGAAGTCCGAGCTGATCGAGATGTCCGGGCGCACCGCGCGCAGCTTGCGGATCTTCTGCTTGAATTCCAGTGCGGTGTAGCCGCGCTTCATCGCGCTGAGGATGCGGTCGCTGCCGGCCTGCACCGGCAAATGCAGGTAGTTGGCCAGCTGCGGCACGTCGCGATACGCATCGACCAGCGAATCGCTGAACTCCAGCGGATGCGAGGTGGTGAAGCGGATGCGGCCGATGCCGTCGATCTGCGCGATGCTGCGGATCAGCAGGCCCAGGTCGGCGTACTGCGGCTCTTCCCCGGCCTCGGCGTCGGCGTACGGCCCGCGGTAGGCGTTGACGTTCTGGCCGAGCAGGTTGATCTCGCGCACGCCCTGTGCGGCCAGCTGCGCCACTTCCACCAGCACGTCCTCGAACGGCCGGCTGATCTCCTCGCCGCGGGTATAGGGCACCACGCAGAACGAGCAGTACTTGGAGCAGCCTTCCATGATCGACACGAATGCCGACGGGCCGTCGGCGCGCGGTTCCGGCAGGCAGTCGAACTTCTCGACCTCGGGGAAGCTGATGTCCACCTGCGACTTGCCCGATTCGCGCCGCGCGCGGATCAGCTCCGGCAGCCGGTGCAGGGTCTGCGGGCCGAACACCAGGTCCACGTAGGGCGCGCGCTTGACGATCGCCTCGCCCTCCTGCGACGCCACGCAGCCGCCGACGCCGATGATCACCGGCTTGCCGCCGGCCTTCAGCGCTTTCCAGCGGCCGAGCTGGCTGAACACCTTCTCCTGCGCCTTCTCGCGGATCGAGCAGGTGTTGACCAGCACCACGTCTGCTTCTTCGGGGTTGTCGGTCAGCTCTAGGCCCTCGGCGGCGGCGAGCACGTCGGCCATCTTGGCCGAGTCGTACTCGTTCATCTGGCAACCGTGGGTCTTGATGTACAGCTTGCCGCGCACCACCGCCGGCGCCGCCGGCCGGGTGGCAGGCAGCGGCAGCAGGGCAGGGGCGCTCGCGGCGGGAGCCGCGAGTGGCGAAACGGGGGCTGGCGTCCCGGGCATGGCGCTTACTCCAGACGGGTTGCGGGCGCGGCCGGCGATGGCCGCGATCAGCCGCGCATTGTATCGGCAACCGACACTGCCGCGGCGGGCGGCGGCGAACCGGCGCCGCGCAGGGCGTTTCGCGTCGGGACGGCCCGCTGCCGTCCCCGCGTCGGCGCCGCGAGCGTCGCGCTGCCGCGGGAGGCGCCTCAGCGCACGTACGGCGACTCGGCGTTCTCTTCCTGCTTGCGCTTCGCCTCGTCGTAGCGCTTCTGCGCTTCTTCGCCGCTCATCTGGTACTTGGGGGCGATGTGCGGCAGCAGCAGCTTGGCCCAGGCGGTGGTGATGCGGCTGCTCTCGGTGGGGCAGCGCTGGGCGCGGTCCTCGGGCAGCATGCCGCTGGTCACCAGGCGCAGGTACTTGCCCGGGTCGCGCCCGTACAGCATGCACATCAGGTTGTAGAAGCGCTGCTGGCCGAGCGAGTGCTCATCGGCGAAGTCGGCCGCGCCGTACTGTTCCTTGGTGTTGAGCACGAAGAACAGCCCGGCCAGCCGCAGGTTCTCGGCCAGGTCGCCGGGCGACTCGTTGGGCGCCATGAACATCAGCATCAGCGAAGAGGCGAGCTGGTCGGCCGAATCCTCCTCGCGGCCGGTGCTGGGCAGGCTCAGCATGTCGATCAGCGCATGGCCGAATTCGTGCAGCATGATGAAACGGGTGTTCGCCAGCAGGAAACGTGCGCTGAAACTGTCGTCCTGGTTCTGCTCGCCCAGGCTGGCGCCGATCTTGGTCAGCATCTCCACCATTTCGTAGCACAGCACCAACTCGTGCTTGGTCGGCGAATAGAAGGCGTTGGTCTGCTTGCACTCGGCGGTGATCAGGTGCAGCGGGCCGGGCAGCATCAATAGCCCGTCCATCGCGTTGACCTCGGGCAGGCGGTGCAGGATGTCGATCTTGACGGCGAAGTCGTACGCGTCCTGCAGCGCCGGATCGCGCGGCGGCACGTATTCGTAGGTGAACTTGACGCCCTCGGCCTTCGGCTCCTCGGTCGTCGCGTCCTTTGCCGCCTCCGGCTGCGGACCCTGCTGCGCATCGACCGCATGGCCGGCGGCGGCATCGGCGACCGCATCGGCGGAGGCGCCCTTGGCCGCGGGCTTGGCCGGAGGGGGCAGCGTCGCGGGTACGGCCGCGACGGACTGTTGCCCCTTCCATGCGGTATAGGCCCAACCGCCGCCTACGGCCAACAGCGCCACGATCAAGATCGCGATGAGAGTCTTTTGCATGCGTTTCCTTCCTTGGTGACGGTGGCGGCCGGTGCTTCCCGGCTGAGCTGCGGCGAGATGGTACGGTGCCGATTGCCGTCTGGGAAGATGCCGCCGCGTCAGGCGCTGTCGGCGTCGATCGCCTGCGCGCGCTGCACCGCCGGCCGCGCCGCCATGCGTTCGACGTAGGCGCGGGTCGGCGCCGGCGGATCGACCAGGCCGAAGCCGATCATCCAGCCCAGCGCGCTGCCCCACAGCACGTCGGCTGCGGTACAGCGCTCGCCGAGCAGGTAGTCGCCGCGCGCCAGCTGGTCGTCGACCACGCCCATCACCGTGTCGCAGTCGGCGTACGGCGACATCGCCCGCGGCGGCGCCTCGCGCTTGAGCGCGCGGTCGATGATGGCCGGCTCGAACGCCGAGCCGTAGAACGCCAGCCAGCGCAGGTAGGGGCCACGGCGCGGATCGCCCATCGCCGGGGCCAACCCGGCTTCCGGGTACAGATCGGCCAGATATTGGTAGATCGCCACCTGTTCGGTGACCACCGCGCCGGCGTGGTCGATCGCCGGCACCTTGCCCATCGGGTTGATCGCCATGTACTCCGGCGCCAACTGTTCGCCGCTGGCGAAGTCGATGCGTTCCAGCGCGTAGTCCGCGCCCAGCTCCTCGAGCAGGATCAGCACGCCTTTGGAGCGGGATTTGGGGTTGTGGTACAGGGTCACATGGCGGTCGGCGATGGGCATGGCGGCTCTCCTCGTTGATCAAGCGCTCATGCTAGGCGCTATTGCGGACGGATTCTGTCCGCAATACCGTGCGCCATATGACTTCCCCTGCCTCCCGCACCTTGCGCCTGATCGGCTTGCTGCAGACTCGCCGGGTCTGGGCCGGCGCGGAGCTGGCCGAGCGCCTGGGCGTGGACCGGCGCAGCCTGCGCCGCGACATCGAGCGCCTGCGCGCCCTGGGCTACGCGGTGCAGGCCTCGTCCGGGGTCGGCGGCGGCTACCGGCTGGCGGCCGGGGCGCAGATGCTGCCGCTGCTGTTCGAGGACGACGAGGCGGTGACGGTCGCGGTGGCGCTGCGCGCGGCCGCGGCGAGCATGGGCGGCCTGGAGGACACCGCGCTGCGGGTATTGGCCAAGCTCGACCCGCTGCTGCCGGCGCGGGTGCGGCAGCGCGCCGGGGCATTGCAGGCGGTCACCGTGTCGCTGGGCCAGGAGCCGGCGGCGGCGGACACCCAGGTGCTGATTGGCATCGCCAGCGCCTGCCGCGATCGGCGCCTGCTCGGCTTCGGCTACTGCGACCATGCCGGACGCAGCAGCCAGCGCCTGATCGAGCCGCTGCGCCTGGTCAACTACGGGCGCCGCTGGTACCTGCTGGGCTGGGACCGCGACCGTGCCGACTGGCGCACGTTCCGCGCCGAGCGCATCGTGCCGCCGCTGCAGCCGGGCGAGACGATCGCGCTGCGGCTGCCGCCGCGCGACCCGGCCGCGATGGTGCGCGACGCGATCCAGCACAGCCCGCTGCCGCAGCAGTTCGGGCTGAGCGTGCAACTGCGAGGCAGCATGGCCGACCTGGGGCCGCGCATTCCGTCCTGGTGCGGAACCCTGCAGGCCGAGCAGGACGGCCATTGCCGGCTGACCATGCTGGCCGAAACGCTGCCCTGGCTGGCGGCGCAACTGCTCACCCTGGGCGTGCCGTTCGCAGCGCTGCAGGCCGACGCGGCGGTGATGGCCGGACTGCGCAGCGCGCTGGCCGACCTGCTGGCGCAGCTGCCGGCCACCTCCGAATGAGCCGGCCAGGGCGCGAGGCGGGCCGGGTGGCGAAACGGGCGGCCGGTCCCGCTGCCGCCGCCGCGCACTTGGCAAGCGCCGGCGAAGTTGGGACACTCGCCGCCATGAAGGGGATGGTGGGGCTTCTGGGGCTTGCAATCGCAACGCTGTCGGCAATGCCGGCCAGTGCGGGCACCCTATACAAGTGCATCGGCGGCGACGGCGTGCCCAGCTACGTCAGCAAGCGCGTGGCCGGTGCCAGCTGCAGCGTGGTCGGCAGCTATGCGCCCGACCGCCGCGCCGCACGCCCTGCGCCCGCAGTTGCCGCCGTCTCCGCCGAACGTGCGGCCAACCGCGGTGTCATCACCCTGGCCGCGCCGCAGTCCGGCGCCCCGGCCACCATCATCAGCACGCCGGTCGCAGCGCCGGCGCCGGTCGCCGCCAGCGTGGCGCCGAAGAGCGTGGCGCCCGTGCCTGCGATGACCGGTGCCGCGCCGCGGCGGGTGGTCAGCGGCCAGGTCTATTCCTATATGAAGGACGGGGTGCGCCACTACACCAGCGCGCGGCCGACCCAGGTCGCCAGCCTCGGCGCGGTGCGCACCATCCGCTACAGCTTCATCGAGACCTGCTACGCCTGCGCCAACCCCGGGCTGAACTTCGGTGCGGTGCGGCTGAACACCACCGCCTACCAGAGCGAGATCGCCGCCGCCGCGCGCGAGTACGGGGTCGACGAGGCGGTGGTGCGCGCGATCATCCACGCCGAGTCGGCCTACAACCCGATGGCGCTGAGCCGCGCCGGCGCGCAGGGCCTGATGCAGCTGATGCCGCCGACCGCGCGCCGCTTCGGGGTCAGCGATTCGTTCGATGCGTCGCAGAACATCCGCGGCGGCGTGCAGTACCTGGCCTGGCTGCTGAAGCGCTTCAACGGCAACCTGACCCTGGCCGCCGCCGGCTACAACGCCGGCGAAGGCGCGGTAGACAAACACGGCGGGGTGCCGCCGTACAGCGAGACCCAGCGCTACGTGCAGCGCGTCGGCCTGCTCGCCGACCGCTACCGCGGCGTGCTGGCGACGGCGCATTGAGGCATTCTCTTGCCGTCGCGACGATGCATTGTCTGCGCGTTAAGGGTTCCGCTACACTGCAGTGGATTTTATGCGGTTCGACCCCCACCGAACCGCTGGCAGCCTAATGCTACCCAATCAAAAAATCGGAGTGCCGGATGGCCAACGATGGGGTCAACGATTCTGTTAATGCAGGACGCCGCCGCTTTCTCACCGCCACCACGGCGGTGGTGGGCGCGGTGGGTGCGGGTTTCGTCGCGGTTCCTTTCATCAAGTCCTGGAACCCCAGCGCAAAGGCCAAACTGGCCGGTGCGCCGGTCACCGCGGACATCAGCGCGTTGCAGGAAGGTCAGCGCCTGATCATGGAGTGGCGCGGTCAGCCGATCTGGATCGTCAAGCGCTCCAAGGCGATCCTGGACGCGTTGCCGACGCTGGATGGGCGGCTCAAGGACCCAAAGTCCGAGGTCACCGACCAGCAGCCGGCCTACATCAAGGGCGAGGGCCGTTCGATCAAGCCCGACATCTCGGTGCTGGTCGGGCTGTGCACGCACCTGGGCTGTTCGCCGGAGATGGTCGCCGAGATCCGTCCCGAACCCTACGATCCGGAGTGGAAGGGCGGCTATTTCTGCCCCTGCCACAAGTCGCGCTTCGACATGGCCGGCCGCGTGTTCCAGGGCGTGCCCGCCCCGATCAACCTGCTGGTGCCCCCCCATCATTACCAGGACGACAACACGCTGATCATCGGCGTCGATCCCAGTTCGTCCGCGAAGGGGGCAGCGTAAGCCATGGCCGACAATCTCCTTACCCGCACCGCGGGCAACGTGTTCGACTGGGTCAACGAGCGCGCGCCGGGGCTGATGCCGTTCTACCGCAAGCACGTCGGCGAGTACTACGCGCCGAAGAACTTCAACATCTGGTACTACTTCGGTTCGCTGGCGATGGTGGTGCTGGTCAACCAGATCGTCACCGGCATCTTCCTGACGATGCACTACAAGACCAGCGCGGCCGAGGCGTTCAACTCGGTCGAGTACATCATGCGCGACGTCGAGTGGGGCTGGCTGATCCGCTACATGCACTCCACCGGCGCCTCGCTGTTCTTCATCGTGGTGTACCTGCACATGTTCCGCGGCCTGCTCTACGGCAGCTACAAGAAGCCGCGCGAGCTGGTGTGGATCCTCGGCATGCTGATCTACCTGGTGCTGATGGCCGAGGCGTTCATGGGCTACGTGCTGCCGTGGGGGCAGATGTCGTTCTGGGGCGCCAAGGTGATCATCTCGCTGTTCGGCGCGATCCCGGTGATCGGCAACGGCCTGACCGAGTGGATCATGGGCGACTACCTGCCGTCCGACGCCACGCTCAACCGCTTCTTCGCGCTGCACGTGATCGCGCTGCCGCTGGTGCTGTTGCTGTTGGTGGTGCTGCACCTGGGCGCGCTGCACGAGGTCGGCTCCAACAACCCCGACGGCGTGGAGATCAAGAAGGGACCCAAGGGCAACCGCTGGGATCCGAACAAGCCGGCCGACGGCATTCCGTTCCACCCGTACTACACGGTCAAGGACCTGGTCGGGGTCGGCTTCCTGCTGCTGATCGGCGCCTTCATCATCTTCTTCGTGCCCGCGTTCGGCGGCCTGTTCCTGGAGCACGACAACTTCACCGAGGCCAACCGCCTGGTCACGCCCGAGCACATCAAGCCGGTGTGGTACTACACGCCGTACTACGCGATGTTGCGGGTGGTGCCGAACAAGCTCGGCGGCGTGCTGGTGATGTTCTCGGCGATCGCGATCCTGTTCCTGGTGCCGTGGCTGGACCGCGCCAAGGTCAAGTCGATCCGCTACCGCGGCTGGATCTCCAGGGTGATGCTGGGCGTGCTGGCGGTGTGCTTCGTGTGGCTCGGCGTGATCGGCTCCGGTCCCGGCACCGATGCCAGCGAGACCATCATCGGCCGCGTGCTGACCGTGCTGTACTTCGGATTCTTCCTGACCATGCCGGTCTGGACCACGTTGGACCGGACCAAGCCGGTGCCGGAGCGGGTGACCACCCATGACTAAGCCCGTGATTGCCGTGCTGGCCTGCTCCGCGAGCGTCTTCTTGTTGTCCGCCATGAGCTACCTGCTGCCGGTGGGGCAGATCGTGTTCTGGGGCCGGCAGGCGCTCGGCTCCCTGTTCGGTGCGATGGCGGAGGGATCCCTATGAGCAAGCGCCTGATGTCCGTCCTGGCCTGCTTCGCCTCCGCGCTGCTGTTGTCCGCCTCGGCGCTGGCCGCCGAGGGCGGCGCCACCCAGCAGGCCGGCAACGACCTCGGCGACCGCGCCTCGCTGCAGCGCGGCGCCAAGCTGTTCATGAACTACTGCTCCGGCTGCCATTCGCTGAAATACCTGCGCTACTCGCGCATGGCCGAGGACCTGGGCCTGAGCGAGGACGAGGTGATGGCCAACCTCAACTTCACCGGTGCCAAGGTCGGCGAGCACATCGAGGCGGCGATGCCGCACGATGCGGCGGCCAAGTGGTTCGGCAAGGCGCCGCCGGACCTGAGCCTGATCGCGCGCGTGCGCGGCACCGACTGGGTCTATACCTACCTCAAGTCGTTCTATCTGGACCAGTCGCGCCCGTTGGGCTGGAACAACAAGCTGTTCGCCAACGCCTCGATGCCCAATCCGCTGTGGGAGCTGCAGGGCCTGCAGCAGCCGATCTACGGCAAGGCCGAGCAGCCCGGCGTAGACAAGCCGGTGGAACGGCTGCAGCTGTCTTCGCCGGGCCGGGAAACGCCGGCGCAGTTCGACCAGACGGTCCGCGACATCAGCAACTTCCTCGAATACGCCGGCGAACCGGCCGCGCTGAAGCGACAGAGCCTGGGCGTGTGGGTGGTGCTGTTCCTGGCGCTGCTGACCTTCCTCGCCTATCTGCTGAAGAAGGAATACTGGAAGGACGTGCATTGAGCGTCGGCCGCAGTGCCGGCGCGTTGTCTGCATCGTTGCTGACCCGATCCCCTGTTCATCCTATTGGCTTTTGCGAGCGAGGGTTGCACACTCAGGGGCCGTGATGACCGTCAGCAGGGTGTTGGCGGCATCGATGCGGCCGGCGGATTCCGGTCGTCGGAGAGCCTTGAATGGCGGCGAGTGTGCGTATGCGAAATACCTTGACGTTGTTTTCTTCCACGGATGACGTGCTGTGCCACCGCGTCCGTCTGGTGCTCGCCGCAAAGGGCGTGACCTACGATTTCGTGGCGGTGGATCCGCAGAATCCCCCGGAAGACCTGATCGATCTCAATCCCTATCACTCGGTGCCGACGCTGGTCGAGCGCGAGCTGGTGCTGTACGCCGCCTCCGTGGTCAGCGAATACCTGGACGAGCGCTATCCGCATCCGCCGCTGATGCCGGTCGATCCGTTGTCGCGCGCGCGCCTGCGCCTGGCCATGCTGCGCATCGAGCACGACTGGGTGCCGCAGGTGCAGGCGATCCAACTCGGCAACAAGGCCCAGGCCGAGGCCGGGCGCAAGCGGCTCAAGGAGTTGCTGACCGCGTCGGTGCCGCTGTTCAAGGC
Proteins encoded:
- the ybeY gene encoding rRNA maturation RNase YbeY gives rise to the protein MTKGPVHLDVGVSYALPRAGLPAAASFRKWVAAALKGRIREADLAIRLVDDKEGRSLNHHYRGKDYATNVLSFPAELPEGLPKGVKLPLLGDLVICAPVVAREAAEQGKPLNAHYAHLTVHGVLHLLGWDHEDDKEADAMEQLEREILADLGVGDPYAGER
- a CDS encoding PhoH family protein; amino-acid sequence: MTIPTQRDFTLDPADTERMANLAGPFDAHLRQIELRLGVEISNRGNVFRITGPSSAVAAAEILLQALYAEADSVVFDDQAIHLRLNQANVDHVAQRAYEPQEVAIKVKRGTVRGRGANQAKYLHQIASHDINFGVGPAGTGKTFLAVASAVEALNESRVQRLILVRPAVEAGEKLGFLPGDLSQKVDPYLRPLYDALYEMLGVEKVIKLLEKNVIEIAPLAYMRGRTLNDAYVILDEAQNTTIEQMKMFLTRLGFGSTAVVTGDLTQIDLPKHVKSGLRDAIEVLHEVEGVSFTFFEARDVVRHPLVARIVTAYEKRDFTDKATGPAA
- the miaB gene encoding tRNA (N6-isopentenyl adenosine(37)-C2)-methylthiotransferase MiaB; the encoded protein is MPGTPAPVSPLAAPAASAPALLPLPATRPAAPAVVRGKLYIKTHGCQMNEYDSAKMADVLAAAEGLELTDNPEEADVVLVNTCSIREKAQEKVFSQLGRWKALKAGGKPVIIGVGGCVASQEGEAIVKRAPYVDLVFGPQTLHRLPELIRARRESGKSQVDISFPEVEKFDCLPEPRADGPSAFVSIMEGCSKYCSFCVVPYTRGEEISRPFEDVLVEVAQLAAQGVREINLLGQNVNAYRGPYADAEAGEEPQYADLGLLIRSIAQIDGIGRIRFTTSHPLEFSDSLVDAYRDVPQLANYLHLPVQAGSDRILSAMKRGYTALEFKQKIRKLRAVRPDISISSDFIVGFPGETDADFDKTMKLIEDVGFDQSFSFIYSRRPGTPAADLEDNTPDAVKHARLARLQAHINAHSLQLSRDMVGSVQTVLVEGPSKKNPAELTGKTENMRSVNFPGHPRLVGQFVEVAITEALSNSLRGRLLVDAG
- a CDS encoding DUF4344 domain-containing metallopeptidase codes for the protein MQKTLIAILIVALLAVGGGWAYTAWKGQQSVAAVPATLPPPAKPAAKGASADAVADAAAGHAVDAQQGPQPEAAKDATTEEPKAEGVKFTYEYVPPRDPALQDAYDFAVKIDILHRLPEVNAMDGLLMLPGPLHLITAECKQTNAFYSPTKHELVLCYEMVEMLTKIGASLGEQNQDDSFSARFLLANTRFIMLHEFGHALIDMLSLPSTGREEDSADQLASSLMLMFMAPNESPGDLAENLRLAGLFFVLNTKEQYGAADFADEHSLGQQRFYNLMCMLYGRDPGKYLRLVTSGMLPEDRAQRCPTESSRITTAWAKLLLPHIAPKYQMSGEEAQKRYDEAKRKQEENAESPYVR
- a CDS encoding glutathione S-transferase family protein — translated: MPIADRHVTLYHNPKSRSKGVLILLEELGADYALERIDFASGEQLAPEYMAINPMGKVPAIDHAGAVVTEQVAIYQYLADLYPEAGLAPAMGDPRRGPYLRWLAFYGSAFEPAIIDRALKREAPPRAMSPYADCDTVMGVVDDQLARGDYLLGERCTAADVLWGSALGWMIGFGLVDPPAPTRAYVERMAARPAVQRAQAIDADSA
- a CDS encoding WYL domain-containing protein, which produces MTSPASRTLRLIGLLQTRRVWAGAELAERLGVDRRSLRRDIERLRALGYAVQASSGVGGGYRLAAGAQMLPLLFEDDEAVTVAVALRAAAASMGGLEDTALRVLAKLDPLLPARVRQRAGALQAVTVSLGQEPAAADTQVLIGIASACRDRRLLGFGYCDHAGRSSQRLIEPLRLVNYGRRWYLLGWDRDRADWRTFRAERIVPPLQPGETIALRLPPRDPAAMVRDAIQHSPLPQQFGLSVQLRGSMADLGPRIPSWCGTLQAEQDGHCRLTMLAETLPWLAAQLLTLGVPFAALQADAAVMAGLRSALADLLAQLPATSE
- a CDS encoding lytic transglycosylase domain-containing protein codes for the protein MKGMVGLLGLAIATLSAMPASAGTLYKCIGGDGVPSYVSKRVAGASCSVVGSYAPDRRAARPAPAVAAVSAERAANRGVITLAAPQSGAPATIISTPVAAPAPVAASVAPKSVAPVPAMTGAAPRRVVSGQVYSYMKDGVRHYTSARPTQVASLGAVRTIRYSFIETCYACANPGLNFGAVRLNTTAYQSEIAAAAREYGVDEAVVRAIIHAESAYNPMALSRAGAQGLMQLMPPTARRFGVSDSFDASQNIRGGVQYLAWLLKRFNGNLTLAAAGYNAGEGAVDKHGGVPPYSETQRYVQRVGLLADRYRGVLATAH
- the petA gene encoding ubiquinol-cytochrome c reductase iron-sulfur subunit translates to MANDGVNDSVNAGRRRFLTATTAVVGAVGAGFVAVPFIKSWNPSAKAKLAGAPVTADISALQEGQRLIMEWRGQPIWIVKRSKAILDALPTLDGRLKDPKSEVTDQQPAYIKGEGRSIKPDISVLVGLCTHLGCSPEMVAEIRPEPYDPEWKGGYFCPCHKSRFDMAGRVFQGVPAPINLLVPPHHYQDDNTLIIGVDPSSSAKGAA
- a CDS encoding cytochrome bc complex cytochrome b subunit, whose protein sequence is MADNLLTRTAGNVFDWVNERAPGLMPFYRKHVGEYYAPKNFNIWYYFGSLAMVVLVNQIVTGIFLTMHYKTSAAEAFNSVEYIMRDVEWGWLIRYMHSTGASLFFIVVYLHMFRGLLYGSYKKPRELVWILGMLIYLVLMAEAFMGYVLPWGQMSFWGAKVIISLFGAIPVIGNGLTEWIMGDYLPSDATLNRFFALHVIALPLVLLLLVVLHLGALHEVGSNNPDGVEIKKGPKGNRWDPNKPADGIPFHPYYTVKDLVGVGFLLLIGAFIIFFVPAFGGLFLEHDNFTEANRLVTPEHIKPVWYYTPYYAMLRVVPNKLGGVLVMFSAIAILFLVPWLDRAKVKSIRYRGWISRVMLGVLAVCFVWLGVIGSGPGTDASETIIGRVLTVLYFGFFLTMPVWTTLDRTKPVPERVTTHD